In Mytilus edulis chromosome 13, xbMytEdul2.2, whole genome shotgun sequence, a single window of DNA contains:
- the LOC139500604 gene encoding uncharacterized protein gives MICKELMIVLVVAISMQCVLGVMGPRTGAQATAAQATAAGPASLNPQQMMMLKAMASRKMAQQQRKPQMNPLMKMMLMRQLMSGEMEGPMMFFMMKSLMAQ, from the exons ATGATTTGCAAAGAATTAATGATCGTTTTGGTTGTCGCCATTTCCATGCAATGTGTATTGGGTGTAATGGGTCCCAGAACAGGAGCACAAGCCACAGCAGCACAAGCCACAGCAGCAGGACCAGCTTCTTTAAACCCACAACAGATGATGATGCTTAAAGCTATGGCTTCTCGTAAAATGG CCCAACAACAAAGAAAACCACAGATGAACCCATTAATGAAAATGATGCTGATGAGACAACTAATGTCAGGTGAAATGGAAGGACCAATGATGTTCTTTATGATGAAAAGTCTGATGGCACAGTAA